From the genome of Deinococcus sp. AJ005, one region includes:
- the mnmG gene encoding tRNA uridine-5-carboxymethylaminomethyl(34) synthesis enzyme MnmG, whose product MNGWNVIVIGGGHAGLEAAWAAAKFSRVGLLVGNPATVGRMPCNPAVGGPGKSQLVFEVQALGGLMGRLADDTAIHTRVLNASKGPAVQSLRVQNERDAYAERAQDVILGHPEIDVIRGEAADLEPDGHGGWLVITTDGRRLPCRSVVIAAGTFMRAITWYGRQSRAEGRQGEPPSRFLSAPLERVGHVLKRFKTGTPPRVRADSVNFSALLEIPADPQPRGFTGTPGPRAQESPTWQTHTTPQTHQLIHENLHESPMFSGDIEGKGPRYCPSIEDKVVRFAHHDRHLLFVEPDGIQTSEVYLQGFSSSLPPYLQDQLVRTLPGFENAVVQRYAYAVEYDVVDSTELTLNMESRLLPGVFTAGQINGTSGYEEAAAQGLVAGTAAARRALALKTESIGRETGYIGVLLDDLVFKGSDEPYRMMTSRVEHRLLVRQDNADERMTLLGHDLGLVSDTELTRVEAKYGRVAGGVAALSVQRSNGQTGDAWLRRPEFHLADVEALGISLPPELDASEREAVEIRVKYAGYIQRARLQLDSDARARDTKLEGLDYAAVLSLSNEAREKLGRTRPGTIEQAARISGVRHADIGALLVHLKKQGVSRET is encoded by the coding sequence GTGAATGGCTGGAATGTGATCGTGATCGGTGGGGGCCACGCTGGCCTGGAGGCGGCGTGGGCGGCGGCCAAATTCTCGCGGGTGGGGCTGCTGGTGGGCAATCCGGCGACCGTGGGGCGGATGCCCTGCAACCCAGCGGTGGGCGGCCCTGGCAAGAGCCAACTGGTCTTCGAGGTTCAGGCCCTGGGCGGTCTGATGGGCCGTCTGGCCGACGACACCGCGATCCATACCCGTGTGTTAAATGCCAGCAAGGGGCCAGCCGTGCAGTCCCTGCGCGTGCAGAACGAGCGCGATGCCTATGCCGAACGCGCCCAGGACGTGATTCTCGGTCATCCCGAAATTGACGTGATCCGTGGTGAGGCTGCTGATCTGGAACCCGATGGACACGGTGGCTGGCTGGTCATCACCACCGATGGCCGCCGTCTCCCCTGTCGCAGTGTGGTGATTGCGGCGGGCACGTTTATGCGGGCCATCACGTGGTATGGGCGGCAGTCTCGTGCTGAGGGGCGGCAGGGTGAGCCTCCCTCTCGTTTTCTGTCGGCCCCACTGGAGCGGGTGGGCCATGTCCTCAAACGGTTCAAGACGGGTACCCCTCCCCGTGTCCGGGCCGATTCGGTCAACTTTTCCGCCCTACTGGAGATTCCCGCCGATCCCCAGCCGCGTGGATTCACTGGCACCCCCGGCCCCCGCGCTCAGGAATCGCCCACCTGGCAGACCCACACCACTCCCCAGACCCATCAGCTTATTCACGAGAACCTGCACGAGTCCCCCATGTTTTCCGGTGATATCGAGGGCAAAGGCCCTCGATACTGCCCCAGCATCGAGGACAAGGTGGTGCGTTTTGCCCACCATGACCGTCACCTGTTGTTTGTGGAGCCGGATGGGATTCAGACCAGCGAGGTCTATTTGCAGGGCTTCAGTTCCTCGCTGCCGCCGTATTTGCAGGATCAACTGGTACGGACCCTTCCCGGTTTCGAGAATGCGGTGGTGCAGCGCTACGCCTACGCCGTCGAATACGACGTGGTGGATTCCACCGAGCTGACCCTGAATATGGAATCGCGCCTGCTGCCCGGCGTGTTCACCGCTGGCCAGATCAACGGCACCAGCGGCTACGAGGAAGCGGCGGCGCAGGGTCTGGTGGCCGGGACCGCAGCCGCACGGCGGGCGCTAGCCCTGAAGACGGAATCCATTGGGCGTGAAACAGGCTATATCGGTGTGCTGCTCGATGATCTGGTGTTCAAGGGCAGCGACGAGCCGTACCGTATGATGACCAGTCGCGTGGAACACCGTCTGTTGGTCCGTCAGGACAATGCCGATGAACGTATGACGCTGCTTGGGCATGATCTGGGTCTGGTGTCGGACACTGAGCTGACACGAGTGGAGGCAAAGTATGGGCGCGTTGCCGGGGGTGTTGCGGCGCTTTCCGTGCAGAGAAGCAATGGACAGACGGGTGACGCGTGGCTCCGCCGCCCCGAATTCCATCTGGCGGATGTCGAGGCACTGGGCATCTCACTGCCGCCAGAGCTGGACGCTTCCGAACGTGAAGCGGTGGAGATCCGCGTGAAATATGCGGGTTACATCCAACGCGCCCGGCTTCAGCTCGATTCAGATGCCCGCGCCAGGGATACCAAGCTGGAGGGCCTGGATTACGCCGCCGTCCTGTCGCTGTCCAACGAGGCCCGCGAGAAGCTGGGACGTACCCGTCCCGGCACCATTGAGCAGGCCGCTCGCATCTCCGGCGTGCGACATGCCGATATTGGAGCGCTGCTAGTACATCTGAAAAAGCAGGGTGTTTCACGGGAAACTTGA
- a CDS encoding aminotransferase class V-fold PLP-dependent enzyme has product MDFATLRADLIGTDAVINTPFGERRVTYADYVASGRALRSVEERISTLALPLYANTHTEDSATGAHSTHLSHQAADYIRGQLGGDKTCKLVFCGSGSTAAVRRIQDILGLTVCGDHRATVLASIPENERPVVFVGPYEHHSNEVSWRETLAEVVELPLCEKGNLDLDALVQALKSPQYARRPKIGSFSAASNVTGLLTDTRTVARILHQHGAYAFFDFAASGPYVKIDMKPGKPDGYDAVFLSPHKFVGGPGTPGLLCFQDHLYHLNVPSTAGGGTVRYVSRTKQVYIEDIEAREDAGTPAILGKVRTALAFKVKEELGVDELTAREHELFARALARLGTNEQIQILGNPQAARLAFLSFLVKTPDGSYLHPRLVVRLLNDLFGIQARGGCACAGPYGHVLLNIDDERSERYMQCALSNIDGLKPGWTRLNLAPWASDGEVEFILSAIEFVAEHGARFLPLYDFDWMTGAWTHAQDEAPMDLFGDQRPQTGAGEVPFAFYLTEARRILETLGPAGEGRAVPEYVPGDLVFFAH; this is encoded by the coding sequence ATGGACTTTGCCACTCTCCGGGCCGACCTGATCGGAACTGACGCCGTGATCAACACGCCTTTCGGGGAGCGGCGGGTGACCTACGCGGATTACGTGGCCTCCGGGCGGGCGCTCAGGAGCGTGGAGGAGCGGATCAGCACGCTGGCGCTGCCGCTGTACGCCAACACTCACACTGAGGACAGCGCCACCGGAGCGCACAGCACCCACCTATCGCATCAAGCCGCCGACTACATCCGGGGCCAACTGGGCGGCGACAAAACCTGCAAACTGGTCTTCTGCGGTTCGGGCAGCACAGCGGCGGTGCGGCGTATTCAGGACATTCTGGGACTGACCGTGTGCGGCGATCACCGCGCCACGGTGCTGGCCTCTATCCCCGAAAACGAGCGCCCGGTGGTCTTCGTCGGCCCCTACGAACACCACAGCAACGAGGTCAGTTGGCGCGAAACGCTGGCCGAGGTGGTGGAGCTGCCTCTGTGCGAGAAGGGCAATCTGGATCTGGACGCGCTGGTTCAGGCGCTCAAGTCCCCGCAGTACGCCCGCCGCCCCAAGATCGGCTCGTTCAGCGCGGCCAGCAATGTGACCGGCCTGCTGACCGACACCCGCACGGTGGCGCGCATCCTGCACCAGCACGGGGCTTACGCCTTCTTCGACTTTGCGGCCAGCGGCCCTTACGTCAAGATCGATATGAAGCCGGGCAAACCGGACGGCTACGACGCCGTGTTCCTCAGCCCGCATAAGTTTGTGGGGGGGCCGGGAACGCCGGGGTTGCTGTGTTTTCAGGACCATCTGTACCATCTGAACGTGCCCAGCACGGCGGGCGGCGGCACTGTGCGCTATGTCAGCCGCACCAAACAGGTCTATATCGAGGATATCGAGGCGCGCGAGGACGCAGGCACGCCTGCCATTCTGGGCAAGGTTCGTACCGCGCTGGCTTTCAAGGTCAAGGAGGAACTGGGGGTGGACGAGTTGACAGCGCGAGAACACGAGCTGTTCGCCCGTGCGCTGGCGCGTCTGGGAACCAATGAGCAGATTCAGATTCTGGGCAACCCCCAGGCCGCTCGCCTCGCCTTCCTGTCTTTCCTGGTCAAAACGCCGGACGGCAGCTATCTGCATCCCCGGCTGGTGGTCCGCCTGCTCAACGACCTGTTCGGCATTCAGGCGCGCGGCGGCTGTGCCTGCGCCGGACCCTACGGCCATGTGCTGCTGAACATCGACGACGAGCGCAGTGAGCGTTATATGCAGTGCGCGCTGTCCAACATCGACGGCCTCAAGCCCGGCTGGACCCGCCTGAACCTCGCGCCGTGGGCCAGTGATGGGGAAGTGGAATTCATCTTGAGTGCCATCGAATTCGTGGCCGAACACGGGGCGCGCTTTTTGCCGCTGTACGACTTCGACTGGATGACCGGGGCCTGGACCCATGCGCAGGACGAGGCCCCAATGGACCTGTTCGGCGATCAGCGCCCACAGACAGGTGCGGGAGAAGTACCCTTCGCCTTCTATCTGACAGAGGCGCGGCGGATTTTAGAGACCCTGGGGCCAGCAGGGGAGGGGAGAGCTGTGCCCGAATACGTCCCCGGCGATCTGGTGTTTTTCGCGCACTGA
- a CDS encoding thiamine pyrophosphate-dependent dehydrogenase E1 component subunit alpha yields the protein MTTSPLVEPLPVTGIQPFTKEPIRYIGEDGLPVRPLPTAYTPERLRELHSVMLRAREFDRKLITLLRQGRTTFYAQSSGMEATQVGLAHSVRPGHDWVWPYYRDHTLALALGVPMFELISQVLGSNSDPSRGRQMPHHFAARKQNFVSISSSIANQVPPATGTAMAQKYLGTDEITICTFGDGATSEGDWHAGMNMAGAMAAPCLFVCENNQWAISTNLRGQTASENIHIKAKAYGMPGFYVDGNDLVAVMEVCTHAAEWVRAGNGPALVECLTYRVGSHSNADADAEKHYRTREEVQEWLGRDPVVRVEKLLEHLGHPIGSEERANMISAVHREVDEQVIRAEATGQPDWRIMFEDVYADMPGHLREEAAMLRAEQEGGSK from the coding sequence ATGACCACATCACCTCTGGTTGAACCCTTGCCCGTTACCGGGATTCAACCCTTCACCAAAGAACCCATCCGCTACATCGGTGAGGACGGTCTGCCCGTTCGGCCCCTCCCCACCGCCTACACCCCCGAACGCCTGCGCGAGCTGCACAGCGTGATGCTGCGCGCCCGCGAGTTTGACCGCAAGCTGATCACGCTGCTGCGGCAGGGGCGCACCACCTTCTACGCGCAGTCCAGCGGCATGGAGGCCACACAGGTGGGCCTGGCGCATTCGGTCCGGCCCGGCCACGACTGGGTCTGGCCGTATTACCGCGATCACACGCTGGCGCTGGCGCTGGGCGTGCCGATGTTCGAGCTGATCAGTCAGGTGCTGGGCAGCAACTCCGATCCCAGCCGGGGCCGCCAGATGCCGCACCACTTCGCCGCCCGCAAGCAGAACTTCGTGTCCATCAGCAGTTCCATTGCCAATCAGGTGCCGCCCGCCACGGGCACGGCGATGGCGCAGAAGTATCTGGGCACCGACGAGATCACTATCTGCACCTTTGGCGATGGAGCCACCAGCGAGGGCGACTGGCACGCCGGAATGAACATGGCCGGGGCGATGGCCGCGCCGTGCCTGTTCGTCTGCGAGAACAACCAGTGGGCCATCAGCACCAACCTGCGCGGTCAGACCGCCAGCGAGAACATCCATATCAAGGCCAAGGCGTATGGGATGCCCGGTTTCTATGTGGACGGCAACGATCTGGTGGCCGTCATGGAAGTCTGCACGCACGCCGCCGAGTGGGTGCGCGCCGGAAACGGCCCCGCGCTGGTGGAATGCCTGACCTACCGCGTCGGCTCCCACAGCAACGCCGATGCCGACGCCGAGAAGCACTACCGCACCCGCGAGGAGGTGCAGGAGTGGCTGGGCCGTGACCCGGTGGTGCGCGTCGAGAAACTGCTGGAACACCTGGGCCATCCCATCGGGTCCGAGGAACGCGCCAACATGATTTCCGCCGTTCACCGCGAGGTGGATGAGCAGGTCATCCGCGCCGAGGCCACTGGGCAGCCCGACTGGCGGATCATGTTCGAGGACGTCTATGCAGACATGCCCGGCCATCTGCGTGAAGAGGCCGCCATGCTGCGGGCCGAACAGGAAGGGGGTAGCAAATGA
- a CDS encoding alpha-ketoacid dehydrogenase subunit beta, with translation MTATQERKVEAAPAESRTINLITAVTEALHEEMERDSRVVLFGQDVGARGGVFMATAGLQATFGKERVFDTPLSEAAIVGAAVGMAVRGLRPVAEIQFADYMGPGFDQIISQAAKLRYRSGGQYTAPMVIRTPSGGGVKGGHHHSQSPESYYTHTPGLKVVMPSTPYDAKGLLKAAIRGEDPVIFFEPKRLYRASKGEVPGHDYTVKIGEAAIRREGTDLSLIGYGGVMPDLERAADALGAEGVSVEVIDLRSLVPWDKELVLSSVQKTGRAVLVSEAPRISNFMGEVAYSIQAEAFDSLLAPVGQVAGFDIPYPYVQDKIYLPGPNRITAACVQALNY, from the coding sequence ATGACCGCTACCCAGGAAAGGAAAGTCGAGGCCGCTCCCGCTGAATCCCGCACCATCAACCTGATCACCGCCGTCACCGAGGCACTGCACGAGGAAATGGAGCGTGACAGCCGGGTGGTGCTGTTCGGGCAGGACGTGGGCGCACGCGGCGGCGTGTTCATGGCAACGGCAGGTTTGCAGGCCACTTTTGGCAAAGAGCGTGTGTTTGACACCCCACTCAGCGAGGCCGCCATCGTGGGCGCGGCGGTGGGCATGGCCGTGCGCGGCTTACGGCCCGTGGCCGAGATTCAGTTCGCCGATTACATGGGGCCGGGCTTTGACCAGATCATCAGTCAGGCGGCCAAGCTGCGCTACCGCAGCGGCGGCCAGTACACTGCGCCGATGGTCATCCGCACGCCGTCGGGCGGCGGCGTCAAGGGCGGCCACCACCACAGCCAGAGTCCCGAGAGTTACTACACCCACACGCCGGGCCTGAAAGTGGTGATGCCCAGCACGCCCTACGACGCCAAGGGACTGTTGAAAGCCGCGATTCGAGGTGAAGATCCAGTGATCTTCTTTGAACCCAAGCGGCTGTACCGCGCTTCCAAAGGTGAAGTGCCGGGCCATGACTACACCGTAAAAATTGGCGAGGCCGCCATCCGCCGCGAGGGCACGGACCTGAGCCTGATTGGTTACGGCGGCGTCATGCCCGATCTGGAACGCGCCGCCGACGCGCTGGGGGCCGAGGGCGTCAGTGTCGAGGTTATTGACCTGCGCAGCCTGGTGCCCTGGGACAAGGAACTGGTCCTCAGCAGCGTGCAGAAGACGGGCCGCGCCGTCCTCGTCAGCGAGGCCCCGCGCATCAGCAACTTCATGGGCGAGGTGGCGTATAGCATTCAGGCCGAAGCCTTCGACTCTTTGCTGGCCCCCGTTGGACAGGTGGCAGGCTTCGATATCCCATACCCCTACGTGCAGGACAAGATCTATCTGCCCGGCCCCAACCGCATCACGGCGGCCTGCGTGCAGGCGCTGAATTATTAA
- a CDS encoding dihydrolipoamide acetyltransferase family protein, which translates to MKEILLPELAESVVEGEILKWLVEEGDTIALEQPLCEVMTDKVTVELPSPAAGILHRRMAQEGEVVAVHAVIALIDEGGESAATPSPTQAIQDSGENPTTADAQLPPQALEEREQIAQEEDDQGGSIVEAGHMKGGADDDSSSLFKAFASDEQVKVQGLGSRSGSGAPGSSTAGTGTLNREPAPAARPDGRVLAVPAARQLAREMNLDLTQVRGSGPNGRIRVQDVAEHGRGGAEQVDTPQPQTPAQPQAQAAVAPTSQPQPAAKGVGGMPVAPVQYRTPKGYEHLEDRVPLRGMRRAISNQMQASHLYTVRTLTVDEVNLTKLVEFRSRVKGEAAAAGVKLSYLPFIFKAVTAALKKYPSLNTSFDEASSEIVQKRYYNMGMAVATDAGLTVPVLKDVNQKSIFELAREVVDLAGRAQNGKLAADELAGSTFSITNIGSIGALFSFPIINVPDAAILGIHSIVKRPIVDENDNIVVAHMMYLSLSFDHRLVDGAEAARFCREVIRLLENPDRLMLEAM; encoded by the coding sequence GTGAAAGAAATTCTGCTCCCCGAACTGGCCGAAAGCGTTGTCGAAGGCGAAATCCTCAAGTGGTTGGTGGAGGAAGGCGACACCATCGCGCTGGAACAGCCGCTGTGCGAGGTCATGACCGACAAGGTAACCGTGGAACTGCCCAGCCCGGCGGCGGGCATCCTGCACAGGCGCATGGCGCAGGAGGGCGAGGTGGTGGCCGTTCACGCCGTCATCGCCCTGATCGACGAGGGGGGAGAGTCAGCAGCCACACCCAGCCCCACGCAGGCCATTCAGGACAGCGGCGAGAATCCCACGACCGCCGATGCCCAGTTGCCCCCACAGGCGCTGGAGGAACGCGAGCAGATCGCGCAGGAAGAGGACGATCAGGGCGGCAGCATCGTGGAGGCGGGCCACATGAAGGGCGGGGCCGACGACGATTCCAGCAGCCTGTTCAAGGCGTTTGCCTCTGACGAGCAGGTGAAAGTTCAGGGCCTGGGCAGCCGCAGCGGCAGCGGTGCGCCGGGTAGTTCCACCGCCGGAACGGGCACGCTGAACCGTGAGCCTGCGCCTGCCGCCCGCCCCGATGGCCGGGTGCTGGCCGTTCCTGCCGCCCGCCAACTGGCCCGCGAGATGAACCTTGATCTGACGCAGGTGCGGGGCAGCGGCCCCAACGGACGCATCCGCGTACAGGACGTGGCAGAGCATGGGCGGGGTGGGGCAGAGCAGGTGGATACGCCTCAGCCGCAGACGCCAGCACAACCGCAGGCACAGGCCGCAGTGGCTCCGACCAGCCAGCCTCAACCCGCCGCCAAAGGTGTGGGCGGAATGCCCGTCGCGCCTGTCCAGTACCGCACGCCCAAAGGCTACGAGCATCTGGAAGACCGCGTACCACTGCGGGGGATGCGCCGGGCCATCAGCAACCAGATGCAGGCCAGCCACCTCTACACCGTCCGCACCCTGACCGTGGACGAGGTCAACCTGACCAAGCTGGTGGAGTTCCGCAGCCGGGTCAAGGGCGAGGCGGCAGCAGCAGGCGTCAAGCTGTCGTACCTGCCGTTCATCTTCAAGGCGGTCACGGCGGCCCTCAAGAAATACCCCAGCCTGAACACCTCTTTCGACGAGGCCAGCAGCGAGATCGTGCAGAAGCGCTATTACAACATGGGCATGGCCGTCGCCACCGACGCGGGGCTGACCGTGCCGGTGCTGAAGGACGTGAACCAGAAGAGCATCTTCGAGCTGGCGCGTGAGGTCGTCGATCTGGCGGGCCGCGCGCAGAATGGCAAGCTGGCGGCAGACGAGCTGGCGGGCAGCACCTTTTCCATCACGAACATCGGCTCGATAGGCGCGCTGTTCTCGTTCCCGATCATCAACGTGCCGGACGCCGCGATTCTGGGCATCCACAGCATCGTCAAACGGCCCATCGTGGACGAGAACGACAACATCGTCGTGGCGCACATGATGTACCTGAGTCTGTCCTTCGATCACCGTCTGGTGGACGGCGCGGAAGCGGCCCGCTTTTGCCGAGAAGTGATCCGCCTGCTGGAAAACCCGGACCGCCTGATGCTGGAAGCGATGTAA
- a CDS encoding response regulator transcription factor, whose protein sequence is MLAQILVVEDDPHLGPLLKEYLSGDYQVHHSATLRDAQSWLGMHSAQLILLDLNLPDGDGLDLVQSLRQYSSTPVLVLSARSGVQERVAGLNAGADDYLTKPFAMPELDARITALLRRTAAGTGVNLGNTSLSTSSLLLTVNDKSINLTEHEARILELMMRTPERVFSRADIESHLYGWETPNSNSVEVRISQLRKKLEQSDSDLKIRTIRNVGYVLQA, encoded by the coding sequence ATGCTGGCGCAGATTCTAGTTGTAGAAGACGATCCACATCTCGGGCCGCTACTCAAGGAATACCTGTCGGGCGACTATCAGGTGCATCATTCCGCCACCCTGCGGGACGCGCAGTCGTGGCTGGGCATGCACAGCGCTCAACTGATCCTGCTGGACCTGAACCTGCCCGACGGCGACGGTCTGGATCTCGTGCAGTCCCTGCGGCAATACAGCAGCACCCCCGTGCTGGTTCTGTCTGCGCGCAGCGGTGTGCAGGAGCGTGTGGCCGGGCTGAACGCCGGGGCCGACGACTACCTGACCAAGCCCTTTGCGATGCCCGAACTGGACGCCCGCATCACCGCCCTGCTGCGTCGCACCGCTGCCGGAACCGGGGTGAATCTGGGTAACACCAGCCTCAGCACCTCCAGCCTGTTGCTGACGGTCAACGACAAGAGCATCAACCTGACCGAACACGAGGCGCGCATCTTGGAACTGATGATGCGGACCCCGGAGCGCGTGTTCTCGCGCGCCGACATCGAATCACATCTATACGGCTGGGAAACGCCCAACAGCAACAGCGTGGAAGTGCGGATCTCGCAGCTTCGCAAGAAACTGGAGCAGTCGGACAGCGATCTGAAGATCAGAACCATTCGCAACGTCGGCTACGTGCTGCAAGCATAA
- a CDS encoding HAMP domain-containing sensor histidine kinase translates to MLPETRPAPNAAPAAPHRRGAVLTPGAGMASARVAWRHSLRFRLAATYSLLALALILLISLGVVSLLLSRMDQQFNARLNDRADTLAEAFSTSGAGLGKTASGANAYTMLIDEDGTVKAASPILRNFLNAPYPYGDRSQVSIGETSVRAVKREAGDFGTLWVGLPEDDLIAARQSAASALLIALVFTPLILLLVGWWVGRRALSGLQGAANLADQIDPGLSLATLPLPAREDEVHRLLSAINRLLVRIEAGQAREKQLLGQIVHELGAPLTVLQASLRRAEERIDDPEVRRAALVADELTFTTQDLMQLARGQLELKLAWHYIPARTLQERLERLVPGTLYEGDWTGGILCDPDRLTQAVRNLLANARRAAGPDGSVKLTLEETVDHLTFTVRDSGPGLPPELGERIFEPFISGAGSSGLGLSVSRQIAVMHGGRLSGGNHPGGGAQFVLAIPGAALGDED, encoded by the coding sequence ATGTTGCCAGAAACCCGCCCCGCCCCGAATGCTGCGCCCGCCGCACCACACAGGCGGGGCGCGGTGCTGACGCCGGGGGCCGGGATGGCGTCGGCGCGGGTGGCGTGGCGGCATAGTCTGCGTTTCCGGCTGGCGGCCACCTACAGCCTGCTGGCCCTAGCGCTGATCCTGCTGATCAGTCTGGGCGTGGTGTCGCTGCTGCTCTCGCGCATGGATCAGCAGTTCAATGCCCGCCTGAATGACCGCGCCGACACGCTGGCCGAGGCGTTCTCTACATCCGGCGCGGGTCTGGGCAAGACGGCGAGTGGGGCCAACGCCTACACCATGCTGATTGACGAGGACGGCACGGTCAAGGCGGCCAGTCCCATCTTGCGGAATTTTTTGAATGCCCCCTACCCCTATGGTGACCGGTCGCAGGTCAGCATCGGGGAGACCTCTGTTCGGGCGGTCAAGCGCGAGGCAGGGGATTTTGGGACCCTGTGGGTGGGTCTGCCCGAGGACGACCTGATCGCCGCCCGCCAGAGCGCCGCGAGTGCCCTGCTGATCGCGCTGGTGTTCACGCCGCTGATCCTGCTGCTGGTGGGCTGGTGGGTGGGCCGCCGGGCGCTGTCGGGGTTGCAGGGGGCGGCGAATCTGGCAGACCAGATTGACCCTGGCCTTAGCCTTGCCACGCTGCCGCTGCCTGCCCGCGAGGACGAGGTCCACCGCCTTCTGAGTGCCATCAACCGCCTGCTGGTCCGCATCGAGGCTGGGCAGGCGCGCGAGAAGCAACTGCTAGGGCAGATCGTGCATGAGCTGGGCGCGCCGCTGACCGTGTTGCAGGCCAGCCTGCGCCGCGCCGAGGAACGTATCGACGACCCGGAAGTTCGCCGCGCCGCGCTGGTGGCCGATGAACTGACCTTTACCACCCAGGACCTGATGCAACTGGCACGCGGACAACTGGAGCTGAAGCTGGCGTGGCATTACATCCCGGCGCGCACCTTGCAGGAACGGCTGGAGCGGCTGGTGCCCGGCACGCTGTACGAGGGTGACTGGACTGGCGGCATCCTGTGTGACCCGGACCGATTGACGCAGGCCGTCCGCAACCTGCTGGCGAACGCCCGCCGCGCCGCCGGACCGGACGGCAGCGTGAAGCTGACGCTGGAAGAAACGGTGGACCACCTGACCTTCACCGTGCGCGACAGCGGCCCCGGCCTGCCCCCCGAACTGGGCGAGCGCATCTTCGAGCCGTTCATCAGCGGCGCGGGCAGCAGCGGCCTGGGCCTGAGCGTCTCGCGCCAGATCGCGGTGATGCACGGTGGCCGCCTGAGCGGCGGCAACCACCCAGGCGGCGGCGCACAGTTCGTGCTGGCCATTCCGGGCGCGGCGCTGGGAGATGAGGACTAG
- a CDS encoding DoxX family protein codes for MTRNETEFKTALPSRPSSATSTVPVARDTLAWKIDALELRMVGWWAQHGILLLRLALGVVFFWFGVQKFFPGISVAQDLATNTISVLTFGHVPPNVSLPVLATWECLIGLGLLSGRFLRLTLLLLFAQMAGTFLPLVFFPAETFKIVPWVPTLEGQYIIKNLVLISAGLVVGATSRGGRIIHSAVAAQTAENTQNLHARFRRRFHRNPEA; via the coding sequence ATGACCCGCAACGAAACCGAGTTCAAGACCGCCCTACCCAGCCGCCCCTCCTCTGCCACGTCCACTGTTCCGGTGGCCAGAGATACCCTGGCCTGGAAGATTGATGCGCTGGAACTCCGCATGGTGGGCTGGTGGGCGCAGCACGGCATTCTGCTGCTGCGGCTGGCGCTGGGCGTGGTGTTCTTCTGGTTCGGCGTGCAGAAATTCTTTCCAGGGATCAGCGTGGCCCAGGACCTCGCCACCAACACTATCTCGGTCCTGACCTTTGGCCATGTCCCGCCAAATGTCAGCCTGCCCGTGCTGGCCACCTGGGAATGTCTGATCGGACTGGGGCTGCTTTCCGGGCGTTTCCTGCGCCTGACCCTGCTGCTGCTGTTCGCGCAGATGGCGGGTACGTTCCTGCCGCTGGTGTTCTTTCCCGCCGAAACGTTCAAGATCGTGCCGTGGGTACCCACGCTGGAAGGGCAGTACATCATCAAGAATCTGGTGCTGATCTCGGCTGGTCTGGTAGTGGGGGCAACCTCGCGCGGGGGCCGCATCATTCACAGCGCGGTGGCGGCCCAGACGGCAGAGAACACGCAGAACCTGCACGCCCGCTTCCGCCGCCGTTTTCACCGCAACCCCGAGGCCTAA